Within Mercenaria mercenaria strain notata chromosome 15, MADL_Memer_1, whole genome shotgun sequence, the genomic segment AAACTGCAGGAACAAACTGCAGAACAAAACTGCAATACTGCTATAGCAAACTGCTGAATAAATCTGAGAACACCTGTTGAATAAGAAATAACAATCTAAAAATATAACCAAAACCAAACAAGTTAAcaagaaaacaatataaaatataataacagAAATCTAACAAGAAATATCAAGTGAAAATATGTGTAACTTGTAAGCactgtaaacatttttcttgTATACTAGTATACCTTAGAGATATAGTTCCCTCCTTCATTAATAAAGGCAGCTGTAGCATGTACTCTGTAATCCAGTGACTTTGAGCTACCATAATGAAGATGTTTAGGGGCCCGTAAGGTTACTTCACGATTTGCATGTTCACATTGTTGGCTTGATCCTAAGTCCACATACTGATCCACTTTAGCAATAAGAGGATCAAATATTTGTCGTAGCATATCTGCATCATTGAGTGATGTTTTGTAAGGCAGGTTTCTGTGTACATAAAACTCTCCTCTTTTCCGTTTATAACCACAGAACTGTCCCTTGCACAACGAATGGTCGCCAAATTGGTGTGGTGTGAGGGCTTTCAAATTATCTTCTAAGGCATCTCTATCACCTTGATTTTTTGCCAGAGCATATTTTGAACATTTCTCTATGTGAATAATAACACTTTTACTTAGTTTCACACCTTTTTCATGATGTAATGCATATAGACTTTTACCAACATTTTTGACATGATTTCTGTCATATCGTTTCTTCAAGGTGACATTCAGCTCATTTTTCAACCTCGCCAGCATTGTATTGTCTCCATCCCCCTCAATATACTCTACAGGGGTACCTTCCTGTGCCAGCTCCTGTATACCTTTAACACCACTCACACTTTCCATCAGACGAGCACTACCTTGATGGTTTCGTACACATTTATGTTGTCTAACTGTCTGACCAGGTCTGTTTCTCCGCCACCAATTGCATGTTCCGCATGTCCTATGGCTAACGACAGTCTTAACAACCTTCTTACCATATTTGGCCTTACTCATAAAGAAGGTGTGAGCTgtcaaaagttggaaaaaattAGTAAGCCATATAAAATACTACCAGGTATCTTAAAATTATCATCAACAGTCAAGTTTGACCATTATAAACTATAATAATAGTATAACTGTAAATTTCAATGGATGGAagattacagcccggacaagaatttaccggatgCACACCTGGATGAACGCACAGTGCGATTTAAATATGCCCAACTTCAGGGGCACTAAAAGTGTTCAAAAATAACTTATTTGTTGCAACataatttgagccatgccatgggaaaaccaacatagtgggtatgcgaccagcatggatcctgaccagactgcgcggatgctgttcgctaatagtttctccaattccaataggctttaaaagcgaacagcatggagcctgaccagactgcgcggatgcgcaggctggtctggatccatgctggtcgcatacccactatgttggttttctcatggcacggctcatttt encodes:
- the LOC123555866 gene encoding uncharacterized protein LOC123555866; protein product: MSCAVDTAWHKCGFDRLTSHTFFMSKAKYGKKVVKTVVSHRTCGTCNWWRRNRPGQTVRQHKCVRNHQGSARLMESVSGVKGIQELAQEGTPVEYIEGDGDNTMLARLKNELNVTLKKRYDRNHVKNVGKSLYALHHEKGVKLSKSVIIHIEKCSKYALAKNQGDRDALEDNLKALTPHQFGDHSLCKGQFCGYKRKRGEFYVHRNLPYKTSLNDADMLRQIFDPLIAKVDQYVDLGSSQQCEHANREVTLRAPKHLHYGSSKSLDYRVHATAAFINEGGNYISKVY